In Chelmon rostratus isolate fCheRos1 chromosome 9, fCheRos1.pri, whole genome shotgun sequence, the following proteins share a genomic window:
- the LOC121611257 gene encoding uncharacterized protein C4orf45, whose protein sequence is MTTSGCMTTEHNPTDRADRWAQVITQGCPLYRCIQPATNPNRTVEKVMQKSEAVAGGPQPGQRMIFTGPDGIGDHRPRSNYFTRYIGVGASSPEATGDLSYLWRAAPHAPPPLPKQSYVGEVGWGWQYNQLLNNGTLLSNMQIKKTELRTALEDRVTHRFQNEQ, encoded by the exons ATGACAACCAGTGGTTGCATGACAACCGAGCATAACCCCACGGACAGAGCAGACCGCTGGGCTCAAGTTATCACCCAGGGGTGTCCATTATACAGGTGTATCCAGCCTGCAACGAATCCAAACAGAACAGTGGAAAAAGTGATGCAAAAAAGTGAAGCAGTTGCAGGAGGGCCTCAGCCCGGACAGAGGATGATCTTCACAG GCCCAGATGGAATTGGAGACCACAGGCCGAGATCAAATTATTTCACCCGGTACATCGGTGTGGGCGCCTCATCACCTGAGGCTACAGGTGACCTCAGTTACTTGTGGCGAGCTGCACCACACGCCCCCCCTCCTTTGCCCAAACAGAGCTATGTGGGGGAGGTTGGCTGGGGCTGGCAGTATAACCAGCTGTTGAACAATGGGACGCTGCTCAGCAATATGCAAATTAAG AAAACTGAGTTACGGACAGCGCTGGAGGACAGAGTGACTCACAGGTTCCAGAACGAACAGTAA